The genomic segment CAACAAGTATTATCTCATCTGTACTGGAAACATGAATTATTCTGTGCTGCAAATGAATTTATTACTGCGGGTCTGAGAGATGTGTAGTTATTAAGTTTatcatgttttccttttgacTGGAAAATACATTGATAATTATATTTTGATAAGAAAAGTTGAAAAGTTGTGCACTTATTAGGCCAAGTCTTACAATTACAAATTGCCTTATTTTTGTAACAAATAAAttctttgtttagtttataaaatgtgagaaaaccACTCAAAAACTGTAAGCTATTTCATATACACTGATATGTGATAATAACaagatgaaaccaaaaccaaatctgggggggggggggtaaatatataaaatactcttatggaaaaaaaacaagtgccACAAATATGGTCACATCATCAATATCAAATTAGACAGTCAAACATTGTTCATATTTGTTCTCCAGAGCTTTCCAAGACACATTTAGCAACATCCAACAATATGGGCTCACCTCTTCCTCATTTATTGTGATTACAGTTTACACTAATATGTGAGTTAAATCTGTTTCTGAATGATACACTTGTGGCAACAGGCTCTGTCTCTTCAATTTGGAAGAAACTGGTAGTAAAGAGTCAGTTGTGTGATTGTAATGTGCTCACTTTaggcagattaaaaaaaagagtcccAAACTCTTTGCTACTTGTTCCGCAGGTCAGAGTTACGGTGCAGTTTCTTGCAGCAGGTCTGAAGTTAACATATAAGAAGCTGTGTAGGTTAATTACACGTTTTAAAAGTAGATAAAATTAGATATAAAAACAAGTTAAGAGGGTTTATTGTTGTTGAAATCACATCGTGGCTCCACCTTGTTAGCCAGCAGTCTGGATAAGCTAACCTAACTTTAGCCTCTGCAGCGCAGGCCTCGTCTAAATGAATGGGAGTGAAGTTAGGTGACAAgactgcacgcacacacacacacaccacattacACAAAAGGTGGTTTACCAGACGGATCCGTAGGCACCAGAGCCCACCGGAGACAGGCTTTGGTACTGCTCCGGGACTTCCCATATCGTCTTGTTGACCTCCTGCCGATAAAACTTTGGTCTCTCTTTCTGCGACATTCCTGCAGAACCGACAGCCGACCACCGACCTGACTTTCTGCTCTGAGGTGGATCTCCGAGCCCTGCAGGCTGCAGCCGGAGCTCAACTTTCCCCCGAGTtgcgaaaaaaaaaagaggagagccTAGACGAAATGTCGGTCGTCGTTGGAGAACTTTCTATAATATGAAGTTTATAGGGCTGTCTTTCtgggaaatgtttttaaaaatccccCTCGTCAGCTGCATGCACGTTTTTAAAAACCTTCACCGTGTTTGTCCCTCACTGCGCTCAGACTGCTCCGAGTTTTCACAACGACTGCTTGCGACACACCTCAAAGTATCGCGAGATAAAATAGGCATGAGACACAGCTGAGGATAGTAActgaaaaaaatgctgttttaaataAGACTTCAAAAAACTCATGGATTTAAACCACTATATACGaagattatatttatatatatacacttcCATTGTTTAAGTAACACGTGTTGTACTTAAGCCATGCAGTGTGCTAtcattttgttattattgtatGTTCTGTGTTTGTGCCTCATGCAGTGTGATCATGGTCTTGAgtcaaataaatcaattaaaattaaatgaaaagaaatgaaacaaatgcaGAAGTATGCAGCATAGAAATATATTGAAAGTTCCAAAAGTTAGAAAGCAATTGAAATGAACTCTTGACTAAATACATTGCATTGTTGCTTACATGTCAATGCATCAGTAACAACAATGCTTAAAATATTTACCAACTTTAGTATTGTGTTATATTCCAGCACTGCTTATAACTTTATTGCatgaaatatacaaatacagATGAAGTATGcagcaaaaagtaaaaaacaaaacatttactaCAACATAATATTGCTTACACATTAATGCCTCAGAACTCAAGAAGTGTCGAGAAGTATACCAAAACTGCATACTccagaataaatacatttaattatattCCACCACATcttgtatttatgtttgttttatcaaGATATGGTATTTAAGATAAGTGTTGTGGAAAAACAGAATTCTTCCATGTAAAAGTTGctgaaacataaacacataacattaaagcaaaatatattaaaactattaattatGTTATACGAAgtgatattttcattttcaggagCACCTCAAGGCAGCATCAGGGGGTCGTCTTAATTCCTAGAGATGCACATTTGTGGCTTTTTCTTGTAGAAACTGTCTGTACGTTAAAGCAAGATTATATCAAAATGTTTGGGTGCAGCTGAAAATATTATCAAAAgttcacatattcacacaatATCCAATAACTTTATAAGACTGAACAGATGGGTCTAATACAAAAACAGGACAgcgtaataaaaacaaaaggggacaaaagaaaaatgtacaatacAGTTACAGAAAGATGTACAGTTTTAAACGTCTACAAAAAGTGTAACTTTATCCACAGTTTGGTTCTTAGGTCATTTGTGAAATATACCCTGTGCTTTGAAAATACAGCATATCCCCAATATGGAGATTTTGTATTTAATCATTAGGTTTGgcaatataaaatatgacaacagaataaaaatgtcacTCTTTACATGATCTTAAACTATTGCTTCGCTTATCTCTGTTTCCTGTGACTTCATGGAGACGTCCCTCTGTGATGTCAAACTGTTTATCTATGTCAACACTTCCTCTTCACTCTGATAGGACGATCTGTTCATCTTCAGATTTCAGCATCATAGGAGTCGTCGTCCTCCATTAGCCGGCGTGAAGATGACGACTTAAGTGGAACTGAGTCAAATCCATCCGATGTTCTctgaaaacacatcaataaccacatgaagcatgaaaagctATCGtataactctgtgtgtgtcctgatgGAAAAGTTACTGACCTCACGTGAGAAGGACTTAATTTTGGTGAAGAAGGATTTCTTCGTGAGGTCCATGAGGTCGTCCTCTGCGTCCTCTCCCTCCATTATTGCACAGCTGTCTGCTCCGGGCAGTTCACACTCTTTACCCCCAGAGGTCATCATTAGCTTGGAGTATTTATACTGCAACCTGCCGACAAAGGATGACAAGAATAAGATGTTGCCAAGTTTAAACTTTAATCTTGGTTAGTAGTATGATATATCAGTGATTATGGAATCATTAAAGGAAATATGAAGCTGTCTCACTTGCGTGTCTTCTTCCAGAAATAGCAGCTGATACTGAtgagcagcacagcagcaatCACTCCCGTGGAAACACCAAACTTGAGCCAGAAATCCAGAGTCACACAAGCACTGACTTTTTGAGCTGGTAGGGACTCTCCTCCGTAACACTGCAACGGCTGCTGCCACACGTAGGTGGttctctgaaacacacaaatttaaagtttatttgCCTTGGTAACATACTGGTTAACTACTTTAATCTTAAGGTGTTCAGTCTTAAATGTCCCAATAAAACTTAGGAAGAACATCATGTTCCAGTTCTTGTCCACTATATCTACACTTAGAGTACTTAAAGTGAAATATTCACAACTTCTTGTACAtaattttatacatatatacatatatatatatatatatgttatgcAGTCTGACATAATTGGTATTTTTGAAAAAGTTAAGGTTTTAGAGTTTATAGTTTTTGAAGGGCCTGTGATAGATTTGCAGGGTTTTGGaggtaaaaaatgttttgtcagtATGTCCATGCCTGTGCAGAACTACCTGTATTCCCTGGACACAAGCACTGACAATCTCCCTGTAGTGGTTTTTGGTACAGAGTGGACATGCATGCTGGCTCTGCCACAGAAAGTGGAAAGTACATCCATCACACGTCCCCTCTGAGCAGTTACTGTCAAGGAAAACCAGATAAGAGAGATGGTTACAAGTTATAtgcaatacattttttaaaaacatctcagTTTTGTTCACTTTTCAGCCTCAGAGACCCAAATATGGCTGTTGAAAACACAGCATGTGTCCAATCAAGTGCTGTCAAAAATTGAGCTTGGTAACAGTGTAAGATACCTCGGTAGTGTGATGTGGTCTTTGACATTCACTGTGGGATCACATCTCAGTCTGATGGTGGCTGACCTGCCTCGTTTACAAGCCTGAGTTGCCTCTCTAGACCTGGACACATTCCAAACACGACGAGAATAAAGATCTTCTGTTCAAACATATGATTTACTTTAAGAATAATGTTGATTCTTTACATTTCATTACTAAACAAGTGATCAAACTTCCAGCATCAGATATTTGCAAGTAAAATATGTAGTTGAAAGCACCACAATGGTtgtgtgaaataaatgaaaataaataaaaatgtgtgatatTACTTACTTGTAATAAAATATGACATCTGGCAGGCCGGATGCAGCAGGGAACAGCCATTTTGGAGAGGAGATGCCGTTCAGGGTCATGTCAGTGGTTATACCTTGAGAATGAGAAGACATATCTGATGTAAGACTTGCACACAGTGTAAACCTCTGGTTCCCaaccattttatttcatttttgttttatcctTTGAGAAccatgaatgaaataaaagtgcATCCTCTAATTTACAGTACTGGATGCCTCAGTAGTCAGTCCATACcaatgagttggtcaccaataAGGAAAGGCTGTGACGACACCACACTCTCACTCCTGATGTCAGAGGGAACCACAGTGGACTGGCAGACATAACCTTTGACCTGTCTCTGGCTCTCTGTCACATTGTCCACACAGGTGGCCAGTGCCCGGCCCTGCAAGAGAAACACGACGGGTTAAAACGTAagtcaaaatacatttttacaaaaagaaaagtcatcAGGACTGCAGCTTCTCACCTCTTTCCCACACAGACCCACATTAAAGCGATGGAAATATCGCAGGCCTTTGTTGGTGAACCTGGGGCTGCTGTGGAAGCCGGTGACATTGGTCAGAAGAGAGAAGTCATAGTGCAGCAGGGCTCCGCCGCTCGTGTGCATGTCCAATGTACAGTCACTGAGACAAGCTGTGCGGGCCTGAAAGATGGAGACATTACAGGGTGACAAAATATTTGACACACCTTTCAATATGTTGCAGTCGAATACAACACCACCTCCACCATTACGACTTTGACAGCAAACACAGAGTAGAATTAACACTACATTTTCCTacagtgtcaacaaaaactaaaaatatattaGCTTCATAAACGTAGAGCTTAAGAGATGAATTGTATTGGGGTGCAGTAGATTgtacaggtgtacctaataaagtgaTCATAGGTATAGATTCACATTCAGTGCTGCAGCCaggattttagaaatactgaggtCACAACACAAGTCTAAGTACCTAAAATCAAACAAACCCCTGTGCAATAACATTCCCTGTAAcagttttttctctcagtttcttTAAAGCCATTACCAGGAATTTcatgtaatttaatgttttttaccTTAACAGTAAAATGTAGAGACAATTTGCCTTTAAGAACCCCACATTGTGTTAATTGTATTTGTAGAAAACAAACTTTCAGGTCCCCAAAACACAGAGGACATGAACTTGTGTCCTACATATGTTTATGTATTAAaagatttagatttattttgcaTCAACAATTTTTCAGGGTGCAGGATTTGTACCttgtttctctttgtgtttgggCCACACTGAACACAGGCGTCCTCTCCAACAGGCAGCTCAGCTCTGATGAAGGTGTTTGGCGGGCAGCTCTTACACACTCCAGTCCCCCCAACCATGTAGTGTCCCAGTGGACAGGCGACACAAGCGGAGCTGGCTGCGGCAGACCTCATGGCACAGTGGCGACACTGAGAGGCCACACCTCCGATCACATTGGTGATGTGGATGGAATAGATTTTTGCAGCATCTGTGCTGTACTTCCTCTcctgaaggaggagaaaaggaagagaagcaTTAGTTATCGTTCACCATCTGTGTCGCTTCACACACAGCTCAAAGGAGTTTTTCAGTCCATTCTCTACTTATTTCTCATGTAATACAAAAGCTATTTTATTAGTCATCCGGCTTTTCTTCATAGTGGACAGGAAGCTCCAGACTGCCCCCTGGAgtttgagggttagggttaatataataaaataactgaGGGTCAAACCAGCTGTCCTCTGTCAAAGTGTGAAAACACTCAACAAATCAGCCATGATTATTGTCATAACAAATTCTAGTgatgattttaaatatttacagccATTACCTCCAAGTATTCATTGTTAAATTAATTTGCAATTCCTAATCTATCATACAagtcatcataaaacattaaataccaTGAATAAAGACCATAAATATTGTGTATCCACCATTTTTGTGTCTATGGCTAACATTTCTGGCTTCCTCTTACATCTTACTGtggttgttttcacatttcctATCAGCGATTACCAGCAGGTTTCCACCACCACAATGACACATAAAGAGGGGATTCAGAAATCAAATTGTAACTTAAAAATGTTGAAGGCAGCACTTTAGTGCTTTACAGAAGAAggtaaagaaaatgaagaaaagagacaagaaTATAATTAAGtataaactttttttgtttttttaagtgtacAAATCAAGAAATACAAAACTATAAGATCAAGAGAACTCCTCTATGTTAGATTTGGCTTTGGCTATATTACTTGAACAAGGATTTATTTCACATGAATTCCACTGAACCCTGAAGCTGCAGGTCAAGTGTGAAGAAAAGGATGAATGACAACCTATTCCTTTAAAAGTGAAGAGTGATGACTGGTTGAGTGATGAGTTGTTTCTCTCACCATAGCAAATTCTTCAGTTCGTTGAAATGTCCAGGTGAAGCTGACGGTGCTGTTGCTCTGAATCAGGTAGGAGTAggactgtttcctgttggtGCCTTTCCACTGCTCCACCACTTCATTATTCCACTGATTATAACCCTGCAGAGAAATAACGCTCACCTCATGTACTCACACAAGTTTAACATCTTTACATGTTTtcactctgaaacacacacgtgacaacaaaagtaaaatatatttctctCACCGCCAGGAAGAATAATTTGCAGTCAGCTGAACACTTTGTCTCAAAGACGAAGGTGATGCGAGATTTTTCACTCCTTTCACTGTCTTTTGCCATGGACTGAGGCGGCCTGTGGAGACATATGACATTTcattaaactacaaaaataacatCCCATCTGAACCCAAATTTAGGTCACAGAGTAAATAAATGGAGAGAGACATTTATGTGTAATTCCTCTCAGAGAAATGTCTGACTTCACCTGTATCCAGGGACAGTGAGTGTGAGCATCTGATAGTCTGTGTCCTGATCCCCAGGGGTGGTGTAGACGTACTCTCCAGCCACCTCCCATGCTGTCATTACAAATGAGTCGGGGTGGGGGGTCAGTACTATGTTATTCTTACCACCACATACACAGACtcatttacaattacaatatttaAAGCAGCTGTGCATCTGATTTGGAACACCACTGGCCAAACTAGTATGAACTTCTCTAACATACTTATAgaggattaaaataaatataagtatTACTGTAACAAATGCTAAGGCTGAATATGTAAGTTCATTCTATTTACTAGCTTTTGGACATTTAGTTACAAAATCTGAAGCTGttttatgtgtcattttacaAGATCttaattgttattgtttttcatttttatctgtGCTATCCTTCAATCTCTGGCTGTTTTGGCTAATTATTTTGATTgtgatgattttcattttttatctgaGGTTATTATAGGTTATTATTTGCTATCATATGTGCTCTATTCTACACTGTGTACACAAACATTTTGGTAAACCCTCTCACCTGTGTTGTGGTCGGAGTCGCTGAACTCTCTGCGATAGATAGAGCTCTTCATGTTGCTCGGCATCGTGTTCCACCATTTATACTCAAAACCCACCACTGGTTCTGTGCCAGCAGGGCACTTGGCACAAGCTGTGAGTGaataatgtatgttttatagCAATTTTGAACAGGTACAAACTCTTAACTGTCTTTTAACATCAGTTCAGAATTTCAAATGATTTCTTTCACTTGTGTCAGTTTGCcgattttagatattttttttagatttgcGTGGCTTTGCTGAATACCTCATTCTAGTCACTGTACAGTTTGTTTCCATAATTTATGTCTGGGCTGGATTACAGTTTCATATACTTTAATaaaccccgaggaagacccaggacacgctggagagactatgtctctcggctggcctgggaacgcctcaggatcccccgggaagagctggacgaagtggctggggagagggaaatctgggcttccctgcttaggctgctgcccccgcgacccgaccccggataagcggaagaggatggatggatggatggatggatacttCAATAAATGCATCAATCTGCATACACCTTACTGTGGAAACTCTTGCTGGCCTCCTTTTAGCACAAAGTTTAGCTTTTAATCTAATCTGTTGAGCGTCAATTAATCAACATCTTTGATAAGTACATATtgtatacatgtaactacaaaCAAAATCCTATCAGGCATGTAAACTGGAGAATAATGAGTGATTCTGCACCTGTCCCATTGGAGTAGAAACCATTGGTGCAGGGTTCACAGGCGGAGGAGTTGGTGACAAAAAATCCTGGGTTACATGGTGGACAGGTTTGCTTCTCTCCTGATGCTGGCAGCTTTACTGCTCCTTCAACAGTCTCGCTGCAGATCTTGGGCTCAATCCACTTGTACATGAGTTGGgtctgagacacacagacatgaataCATGAACGAAGCCACCAGCGGGAAACATAATCAGTCCCAGACAATTTATATTTAAGGGAACCTAATAGTTGCACCAGATGGTTGCAGCTTTGATGCTGCGTTCACCTCTGCTGAACCTGCAACAACATGGAGTCTTTTTTCTACTGTACCTTTCCCTCAGCGTTACATGGCGTGTGGGTGTAGAAGTAGTCACTGTCTTTACATGGAGGTCTCGCTTTGCAGCTCCCTGAACCGGCCTCTGCAAAAACCCAAGCAGGAGGAAACAGCCGggatgaagaaaaaacacacagctcACATTAAGATCCAGTGATAAGACaaacctcacacacactgtaactaCTTAAGCAGTAAATGTAGTATTTGcatgcatgctgtgtgtgtgtgtgtgtgtgtgcgtgtgtgtgtgtgtgtgtgtgtgtgtgtggggagacATGCAAATACGTAATGGGTGTAACTTTAGAAATATCTACTACATTTATGTCAAGATAACGGAGATAATGCTCATAACTATGACTGGCCTTCATGGACAGAGCGTTAGAAATGTAAATATGCTTACCTGAAAATTTGTCTGAATCACACTGATGGCAAACAGTGGCGCCCTTGTTGGAATAGGAATCAGCAGGGCAGGGGGCACAGTGGGCAGATCCTGGATCTGCACCATAGGTGCCAGGCTTACAATGGAAACACTCTGATGTGTAGGCCACCCCTGAATGAAAACCATAAATCAACTTGTAATCATTAACAGAAAAAAGTAGTTGAGGATGGAACAAGCTGCTCTAGTCAAAGACACTTCACGCATTAATCTACCTGAGATGGCAATGTTTCTTAACAGCACAGGCTTGACAGTGCTGTCCTGCAGAGCATATGTTACAGTTCTCCAATACAGCACATTGGTGCCACTCTTCAACTGAACCTGCACAGGGTTAATGTgaaaatgagacaagaacaaaagagaggagcagagacaaAGTGAACGTCAAAATCTTCTAGCAAATGACAATCAGATGCCAGCTTGGTGTCACAAAGAGCGACAGCTACACACGAACCCTGTGTTGGCTCCAATTGTTCTGAGAGATCTTCATCCCCCGGTTATCAGAGTCAGTAGATTGGCACTGGTCATTCTGTACCTACAGGAGGGTGATATACAAAccagaggttaacaaatattaCCCTTAAATCAGCCAATTTATCAGTAACAGTcatttacaaacacaaacaatggGACGCCTTGGGGTTAAGAcatcctctctcttcctctatctCTAATGAAGGCATACAGTGCtgagaaaatgtataaaaaacacTACTTACATAAAACTCAAAATAGATGCTGTAATCAGGGTAAGAATATTCAAAGGAGACAGTTCCAGCTTCCTTCAGGTTCACAGCGTAGGACAGTGTAGCAGTGCACTCATCTGTATTTGAAGCTATATAATCACCCTTCGGTGTCCAGGTGGAGCTAGAAGAATATCAGCAGACCATCAGAAATTGGCAGCAAccaaaacacatgaaataaatTCTAATTTCAAATAAAGCAAGTAAGCTTTATACTAACTTGGAGCAGTCTGTGTGGACGTGGCCCCCATTAGTGTTTACGCCATGGGTGACAAAACCTGTTGGCAGGCTGTCCCACTCATCAAAGGCCACGCCGGTGCCCAGAGAGTAGGTTCCTGCAGCACACTTCTGGCACTGCTGCGACTGCATGTTGAGGAACTCTCCTTCCTTGCAGGAGAAATCTACAAGAGGACAACAACAATAGGCAATGAGCACATATTAGAGAGGTGTCATGGAGACATGAAGAGATAGACTCTGTTATTTACACAGTAAAGGTACAATACAGATTGGAGACTTGcagaaaatgtatataataagaTGTAAGAGAAGGACACATACTGCATTGAGTGCCTTTGACTGGATCTGGGAGGCCGGTGCATGTTTCAGCTTTGTTTGGAATCGCCACTCTCCATCGAGACCCGAGTACGTCACACTCTGTGTACTCAAAGTGATAATCTGACTGCAAGGACAAAACACAGgtgtgaggacagaggaaaggaggtcATTATTCATGTGAAAAAGGAATGAGGTTTCTGTTATGGAGATTGTTCTACACTTCTGGGATTCTTCCCCAAAACCAGACCAGCCTCTTTTCCAAATAAAAGGCAAGGCTAATATTTGCCAGGCAGGCCGTCTCACCTGTTGTTTTAATCTCACTTATCAAGGATGTGCTGCAGCTCTGCGCCTTGAGGGTTTATTTACTTAGCCGAGGGGAGAAATGTTGATTGGTCCAACCCTTTTGTAAACAGTGTGGTCACAGGATTTTACCACTATGCAGAGACAGCAGGAGCACCGGCACTCAGCTTTGGCTGTATTTGTCTGTCAGGTTTTAACACCTTTTCGAGACACTTACAGCAGGTGACTGACAAACACCATCCCACCCTTAATGTTGCTATTTGGGGTGTGACATAACGTTAATGGTCATGTTGTTGATATAACACCTCATGAAATAAGTCATGAATACTGAGCAAGCACACAGTTTAATCTTGAGTTTTAGTAATTGGTCAATAGGAGGCTCTAATATTCCCAGGAAGGTCATTCTACAGACTAAATTAAGCCCACACACAACCTTCTGGGATTAATggttaacaaaaacacagcagcagcagtagcagcagctgtGAGCCTGTGTTTTCCATTAGAGCTGCTTCATTACCTGTGTTTTAAGGATATCAGATTAACATGAGTCTGGGTGGGAGGATCTGATGTAAAATGCAACATACTGGAGGATTTACTGAAGCTTAATCGCTACTTTAAACAAACATGAGGAAACCAAGGCAACGGGACATCATGACTGCAGCGCCTCATGGTCAACGCACTGTCTGAGAAACAAACTCACCTGGTGAGTAGCCGCtacaaatcaacctttataaGCTCACTAAGCCTGCAGGTCTCTAGTCCTGAATTTCCCTTTACACACTGTATCTTAAttccacacacactgtgctgatGTGCAAAGTATGGTGATAAAAAGAAGAATTTTGACTACTATCAAACAATACTGTTATGCAAAATTGAAGACAGATATAAAAAGCTGAGGAGAGAACTGCAGACAATGTAACATATGGCAGTTCTGGTAAAATAAGTAGATGATATATGATAACAACAAGGACGTGAACTGAGTGACTAATATAGGCTAAGTAAACACCTGCTAAGGAAACATATGTTCATTTCCCACACACAATATGTGAAGGAGGCCAGAGGGGTTTCAACAGTCTCGTACAGCAAGTTCTGTCACTTTGTGCCAATTAAAAACTATTGAAACTACAGAATCTATATGTGTTTCCTCttcatttgtatttcattttaaagctgaaaaagcaaaaatacacatttagaACACAGTCTTTTACAGACTTCCCTGTTTTATCAGACATATGTGTGGCTGGATGAAATAGTTTTTAGGTCACCTAACTTtcacaatgtttaaaaatgttgcattaaatAATCAGTATTTAAATTACACAACAAGCTGAACTTAACTGCAAAAAGTCTCACATCTCTTTACACATAACAGCTACAATTTTGATGTTTTGCAGGATTTCTCATCAACAACTTCCTATAAGCACAATGCACATTTTACAATAGGAACAGCTGAAACCTGTGAGAATTTTAGCTCTGATTGTTATTCATAATGTCTCTAACAGTGCTCCTCACCTCTTTGCACATGGGTAAGTCCGCAGATGCGTGTGCAAAAAGCAGCCACACTAAAAAGTGGCTCAGCTGTACCCGGCCTCGCTGCATCGTTGCCTCCTGTCTGAGCTGAAGTGATGTGGATCACATCAGCACAGGGCTGACCTGCGCCCTCATGTGCAGCGGGAGGCGCGGCTTACCTGTGCCCGGTGAGCAAACACTGGGAGGTGATTGGCTCTGGCGCCTGTTTTCAGCCTGAATCATCACTTAACGAGTTGCTTTTAAACTACAACACATGagactgtaaaaataaaaatagtatatGGAAATTATCTGTAAAAATATGCTGGTAACCGTAATCGCCCTCAGTAAATAATCCTGACGCACCTATGATAACTTTTAAAGTGGTAGGTTTAGTTTGTTTCTCAAGATAATGGGCCTGTGAGATTTTGGAATTTTGACTTAGATGCCGGAAAATAACCTGTTTTGATATAATAGGTTCCAACTCAAATGATCAGTTAcaatttaattagatttttattttatttttttgttgttttttgtttttattttgagatgTAAGAAGTAAATCGAACATTTTATCGAGTTGAACTTGTTAAAGTTAATG from the Scomber japonicus isolate fScoJap1 chromosome 4, fScoJap1.pri, whole genome shotgun sequence genome contains:
- the elapor1 gene encoding endosome/lysosome-associated apoptosis and autophagy regulator 1, with translation MQSQQCQKCAAGTYSLGTGVAFDEWDSLPTGFVTHGVNTNGGHVHTDCSNSTWTPKGDYIASNTDECTATLSYAVNLKEAGTVSFEYSYPDYSIYFEFYVQNDQCQSTDSDNRGMKISQNNWSQHRVQLKSGTNVLYWRTVTYALQDSTVKPVLLRNIAISGVAYTSECFHCKPGTYGADPGSAHCAPCPADSYSNKGATVCHQCDSDKFSEAGSGSCKARPPCKDSDYFYTHTPCNAEGKTQLMYKWIEPKICSETVEGAVKLPASGEKQTCPPCNPGFFVTNSSACEPCTNGFYSNGTACAKCPAGTEPVVGFEYKWWNTMPSNMKSSIYRREFSDSDHNTAWEVAGEYVYTTPGDQDTDYQMLTLTVPGYRPPQSMAKDSERSEKSRITFVFETKCSADCKLFFLAGYNQWNNEVVEQWKGTNRKQSYSYLIQSNSTVSFTWTFQRTEEFAMERKYSTDAAKIYSIHITNVIGGVASQCRHCAMRSAAASSACVACPLGHYMVGGTGVCKSCPPNTFIRAELPVGEDACVQCGPNTKRNKARTACLSDCTLDMHTSGGALLHYDFSLLTNVTGFHSSPRFTNKGLRYFHRFNVGLCGKEGRALATCVDNVTESQRQVKGYVCQSTVVPSDIRSESVVSSQPFLIGDQLIGITTDMTLNGISSPKWLFPAASGLPDVIFYYKSREATQACKRGRSATIRLRCDPTVNVKDHITLPSNCSEGTCDGCTFHFLWQSQHACPLCTKNHYREIVSACVQGIQRTTYVWQQPLQCYGGESLPAQKVSACVTLDFWLKFGVSTGVIAAVLLISISCYFWKKTRKLQYKYSKLMMTSGGKECELPGADSCAIMEGEDAEDDLMDLTKKSFFTKIKSFSRERTSDGFDSVPLKSSSSRRLMEDDDSYDAEI